The DNA window TTTTGCCCCATCAGGGCGACCAGGAGCCAGTTCGATTGAGTAAAAATAAACTCTCCAAAGGCCAGCAGCGCCGCGTCAAAGCCAACCACCAGCGCCGTCTGAAAACCACTGCGGAGAAGGCCGACTACGATGACAACCTGTTTGGCGACACGTCGGAAGGCATTGTCATCAGTCGCTTTGGCATGCATGCCGACGTCGAATCCGCTGACGGCAGCGTGCATCGCTGCAATATCCGCCGGACGATCCGTTCGCTGGTCACCGGCGACCGCGTGGTCTGGCGGCCGGGTAAAGACGCCGCCGACGGCGTAAGCGTCAAAGGGATCGTCGAAGCGGTTCACGATCGCGCCTCCGTCCTGACGCGCCCGGATTTTTACGACGGCGTGAAGCCTATCGCCGCCAATATCGACCAGATCGTGGTGGTTTCCGCGATCCTGCCTGAGCTGTCGCTGAATATTATCGATCGCTATCTGGTGGCCTGCGAGGCGCAGGATATCGAGCCGTTAATCGTCCTGAACAAAATTGATCTGCTGGATGACGATGGCCTGCGCTTCGTCAATGAGCAAATGGACATCTACCGCAACATCGGTTACCGCGTACTGCTGGTCTCCAGCCGTACTCAGGACGGCCTCAAGCCGCTG is part of the Klebsiella quasipneumoniae subsp. quasipneumoniae genome and encodes:
- the rsgA gene encoding small ribosomal subunit biogenesis GTPase RsgA, whose translation is MSKNKLSKGQQRRVKANHQRRLKTTAEKADYDDNLFGDTSEGIVISRFGMHADVESADGSVHRCNIRRTIRSLVTGDRVVWRPGKDAADGVSVKGIVEAVHDRASVLTRPDFYDGVKPIAANIDQIVVVSAILPELSLNIIDRYLVACEAQDIEPLIVLNKIDLLDDDGLRFVNEQMDIYRNIGYRVLLVSSRTQDGLKPLEAALTDRISIFAGQSGVGKSSLLNALLGLNEDQILTNDVSDVSGLGQHTTTAARLYHFPHGGDVIDSPGVREFGLWHLEAEQITNGFVEFHDYLGRCKYRDCKHDTDPGCALREAVESGKIAESRFENYHRILESMAQVQVKTRKNFSSTDD